One stretch of Miscanthus floridulus cultivar M001 chromosome 18, ASM1932011v1, whole genome shotgun sequence DNA includes these proteins:
- the LOC136524852 gene encoding uncharacterized protein, which translates to MMAIITPRAIPVNTFGSGKNTNITYEFYNPSAVSRQLAFGQLPIKLCFADVIKPRETITCGTDWNKVVQLSPDADTTDVDISTWTPISFITESYKQWWREWKEQLFATSAHTYRHMIDPEYAIPDDAVNNPAPSVSKSGKPFNLRPVSPTSPIGYNAPTLAALTHQKIRTKTITSKSKLATSRATPSAAATTLVKAFKGVRAATGSSSAIPPISSTTSFDEPSEQQLGTSANVPDVQASQPTSVDAPQPIVADAQAKRKALTDTEAQPKRQRSMPIPTSAPMSLVIIPQEPTTDEVTEDIPSASSADPPHDILQVASSSQAQEIALKQVNRST; encoded by the exons atgatggctatcatcactcccagggcaattccagtaaacacattcggcagcgggaaaaacaccaacattacgtatgaattttacaacccatcggcagtatcccgccaattggcttttgggcaactgccaatcaaactctgctttgccgatgtgatcaaacccagggaaacaatcacctgcggaacagattggaacaaggtagtacaactctcccccgatgccgatactacagatgttgatatatccacctggacaccaatatctttcatcaccgagtcatataagcaatggtggcgagagtggaaagaacaactgttcgcaacttctgctcacacatatcggcacatgatcgaccctgaatatgccatccctgacgacgcg gttaacaacccagcaccatcggtgagcaaaagtgggaaacccttcaatcttcggcctgtttccccaacatcgccgatcggctacaacgctcccaccttagccgctttgacccaccagaagattcgtaccaagaccatcacttccaagtccaaattggctacatccagggctactccatcggctgctgctacaaccttggtcaaagcattcaag ggggtaagagctgctactggatcgtcatcggcaattccgccgatatcaagcaccacttctttcgatgaaccttcagag caacaattgggtacatcggcaaacgtaccagatgtccaagcttcacaaccaacaagtgtcgatgccccccagccaatcgttgccgatgcccaagcaaagcgcaaagctttaacagatactgaagcacagccaaaacgacaaaggtctatgccgatccctacatctgccccaatgtcattggtcatcatacctcaagagcccaccaccgatgaagtcacagaggatatcccatcggcaagctcagccgatcccccacacgacatactccaggttgcttcctccagtcaagcacaggaaattgccttgaaacaggtaaaccgatcaacctag